Sequence from the Miscanthus floridulus cultivar M001 chromosome 16, ASM1932011v1, whole genome shotgun sequence genome:
CTCACCTCACCTCACCTTGTTCACCTGTAGCCGTTGGTTGAGAAAGGCAAGTCGCACCGCACTCCACTTCACCCGGCTCCCGCCCTCTCCCTCAATCCTCCCAACCACCCTCCCCAAGTCGCCAGTTCACCACCACCTTCACCTCGCACCGGGCCACCGGCCGTATTCATTCCGATTCCACTCCCTCCTCGCCCTACGGCTGCAGCATCTTCCCCTCACCCTATCGCCCCGCGTCTCTCCCTCAAGAtactccttggtctcaccattcCATTCCCCGGGCCGTACGCGCATTCCCGGCTAGCTCCTCCTCCGATCTCGGCACGGCCATGATCTTGAGTTCTTGGCATTGATGGTGTTCTGGTAGCGAGCCTTCTTTAACCCACCTTAACAATAACTGCGTGCCccacctctcctctcctctcgccCTGCAGCCCGAGCTGAGCTGAGCTGATTCGGCGGGCTCTGCGCTGCTCCACATCCATCCGTCCGCCTTCGCCCAATCCTGATCCAGAATCCTGTCAGCGGCGCGCCGTGatccggcagcagcagcagcagcagcttcgcGCGGCCATGGGCACGGGCGCGCTCGcggtggcggcgccggcgccggaccGGGCCAACAAGCAGCGCCGGGCCGGCGGCGCCCACCTGTGGAAGAAGGCGCTGCTCCACTTCTCCCTCTGCTTCGTCATGGGCTTCTTCACGGGCTtcgcgccctcctcctcctcctcctggaaggCCGACACCACCCCCCACCCGCCGCACCGCCCCGGGGACCGCCTCGCCGCCTCCCGCGTCGCCGTCGACGCGCGCGCCTCCCTCCTGCCGTCGCCGCCCGCGGCCGCCGGCGACGCGCtctccgccgccgctgccggcggTGGCGGGGCCACGGTGGACGtgggcgacgacgacgatgatggcgCCGCCGGCCAGCACCGGCTCCTGATCGTGGTCACCACCACGCGGTCGGGCCCCGGGGAGCGCCGGCGCCGCCGGGGCGAGCTGCTGCGCCTGGCCCACACGCTCCGCCTCGTCCGCCCGCCCGTCGTCTGGGTCGTCGTCGAGCCCGCCGCCGACGGGCCCGCCACCGCCGAGGTGCTCCGCGGCACGGGCGTCATGTACAGGCACCTCGCCTTTAAGCCCGAGGAAAATTTCACCACCGCCGAAGCCGAGGCGCACGCGCAGCGGAACGCCGCGCTCGCGCACGTCGAGAAGCACCGGCTCGCCGGCGTCCTGCACTTCGCCGACGCCGCCGGCGTCTACGACGTCGGATTCTTCGACCAGATCCGACAGATCGAGTCAGTACCCCCTCCCACCTTCTTCAAATCTCGCCCTctgcttccttccttccttcgatTTCATGTCATGCTTGCTTTTAATTGATGAATGAATAATGCTCTGATTGATTCGTTCATCTTCCTACTTGCTCCATTGAAATCATTCTACTAAGATGCAGCATAATTAGAATGTGTCAAAGATTGGAGCTTTGCCTGTTCCCCTTCTTCAATTTGACATCTAATTGATCTCCATTTCCAGCATGCATCCTGTTCTTCCAGAATGTATGTTGCTTGAATCTGAATCATAATGCCTAAAATTGCAATT
This genomic interval carries:
- the LOC136512011 gene encoding probable beta-1,4-xylosyltransferase GT43A, with product MGTGALAVAAPAPDRANKQRRAGGAHLWKKALLHFSLCFVMGFFTGFAPSSSSSWKADTTPHPPHRPGDRLAASRVAVDARASLLPSPPAAAGDALSAAAAGGGGATVDVGDDDDDGAAGQHRLLIVVTTTRSGPGERRRRRGELLRLAHTLRLVRPPVVWVVVEPAADGPATAEVLRGTGVMYRHLAFKPEENFTTAEAEAHAQRNAALAHVEKHRLAGVLHFADAAGVYDVGFFDQIRQIEAFGTWPVATMSAAEKKVVVEGPLCSASKVVGWFSRDFNDGTTRSVTYNTEADLNPAGAAGTRAHTIDVSGFAFNSSILWDPERWGRPTSLPDTSQDSIKFVQEVVLEDRAKLKGIPSDCSQIMVWQYSMPSSQ